The Duganella sp. BuS-21 sequence AGACAGCATGACCGGTCCGTTGATCTACTCGATCTCGGACGATGCCGTTGCAGCAGCTAAAGTCATCAACGACTTCGCTAAAACCAACGACAAGCTGGTCATCACTGCCGGTAACTTCGCAGGCAAACAGCTGGATAAAGCCGCTGTTGCCGCGTTGGCGAGCATTCCTAGCCGTGAAGTTCTGCTTTCGCAGTTGTTGGGCGTTATGCTGGCTCCGGTTTCGGGCTTTGCACGTGGTCTGGCTGCTCTGGCAGCGAAAAAATCCGAAGGCGCTCCTGTTGCAGAAGTTGCAGCAGAAGAAGCCCCAGCAGCCTAATAGGCCGCTGCGTTCCGGCCCTGGCGCCGGAGCGGGTTTTTTATCAAGTAGCATTCTGATGTATTAACGAATCAAAAAATTATTGGAGTTTCAAATGGCAATTAGCAAAGAAGACATCCTGAACGCAGTGAGCGAACTGTCGGTCCTGGAACTGAACGAACTGGTCAAACTGTTCGAAGAAAAATTCGGCGTATCGGCTGCTGCCATGTCGGCACCAGCTGCTGGCGGCGCTGCTGCTGCAGTGGCTGAAGAGCAAACCGAATTCAACGTTGTTCTGACCGAAATCGGCGCGAACAAAGTTGGCGTGATTAAAGCAGTTCGCGAAATCACCGGTCTGGGCCTGAAAGAAGCCAAAGACGTGGTTGATGGCGCACCAAAAACCGTTAAAGAAGCTCTGTCGAAAGCTGACGCTGAAGCCGCTAAGAAAAAGCTGGAAGAAGCTGGCGCCAAGGCCGAACTGAAGTAATCAGTGGTACCGGTAGCTAAGGCTAGTACTTAGCGCCACGAGCCAAAGCTGAGAATGTTTCTCCTTGAAAGAGGGGAAACATTCGGCTTTGGCTCCTTTGTCGTCTGTGTCGTATTTGTAGCGTTTTCCCGACGTTGCAGTTCCAATTGAATCAGCTGGAAATGGTAGAAGTTTCAGGTTTCGTCTGTGTGACAGACAGCCCGGTTCTTGCTGGAATACAGGCAAAACCTGAAATTTTTTCCCTTTCTGTCACTCACGGAGTGTCCATGCACTACTCATTTACTGAGAAGAAACGCATTCGCAAATCATTCGCGAAGCGCGCCAACGTTCACAACGTTCCGTTCCTGCTGGCTACCCAGCTCGAGTCCTACCACAGCTTCCTGCAAGAAGACATCGCACCGTCGACGCGCAAGAACGATGGCCTGCAGTCGGCCTTTACCTCGATTTTCCCTATCGTTTCGCACAATGGTTTTGCGCGTCTCGAATTCCTGTCGTACGTGCTGGGCGATCCTGCCTTTGACGTCAAGGAATGCCAACTGCGTGGCCTGACGTTCGCGTCGCCGCTGCGCGCCAAGGTACGCCTGGTGATCCTGGACAAGGAATCGCCGACCAAGCCGGTCGTTAAAGAGATGAAGGAACAGGAAGTCTACATGGGCGAACTGCCCCTGATGACCTCCACCGGTTCGTTCGTCATCAACGGTACCGAGCGCGTTATCGTTTCGCAGCTGCATCGCTCCCCTGGTGTGTTCTTTGAACACGACCGCGGCAAGACCCACTCGTCCGGCAAACTGCTGTTCTCGGCCCGCATCATTCCTTACCGCGGCTCGTGGCTGGACTTCGAGTTCGACCCGAAAGACATCCTGTACTTCCGCGTCGACCGCCGCCGCAAGATGCCAGTCAGCATCCTGCTGAAGGCCATCGGCATGTCGCCGGAACAGATCCTGGCGAACTTCTTCGTGTTCGACAACTTCCACCTGCGCTCCGAAGGCGCCGAGATGGAATTCGTGGCCGAACGCCTGCGCGGCGAAGTCGCGCGCTTCGACATCGTCGATCCGAAGACCGGCAAGACCCTGGTGATGAAAGACAAGCGTATCAATGCCAAGCATGTACGCGACATCGACGCCGCCGGCCTGAAACACATCTCGGTACCGGAAGACTACCTGGTCGGCCGCGTGCTGGCCAAGAACATCGTGGACGCGGACACCGGCGAAGTCATCGCCAACGCCAACGATGAGCTGACCGATGAAGTGCTGAACCGCCTGCGCGACAGCAACGTCGCCGACATCCAGACCCTGTACACCAACGATCTGGACCAGGGCGGCTACATCTCGCAAACCCTGCGCATCGACGACACCGCCGACCAGATGGCCGCGCGGATCGCGATCTACCGCATGATGCGTCCTGGCGAACCGCCGACCGAAGAATCGGTGGAAGCGCTGTTCAACGGCCTGTTCTACAGCCCGGATCGCTACGACCTGTCGGCCGTGGGCCGCATGAAGTTCAACCGCCGCATCGGCCGTGATGAACTGACCGGCGCCATGACGCTGTCGAACGAAGACGTGCTGGCCGTGATCAAGATCCTGGTGGAACTGCGCAATGGCCGCGGCGAAGTCGACGATATCGATCACCTGGGTAACCGTCGTGTACGTTGCGTCGGCGAACTGGCCGAGAACCAATTCCGCGCCGGCCTGGTGCGTGTTGAACGTGCCGTGAAAGAGCGTCTGGGCCAGGCGGAAGCCGACAACCTGATGCCGCACGACCTGATCAACTCCAAGCCGATCTCGGCAGCCATCCGCGAGTTCTTCGGTTCGTCGCAGCTGTCGCAGTTTATGGACCAGACCAACCCGCTGTCGGAAATCACCCACAAGCGTCGTGTTTCGGCCCTGGGCCCTGGCGGTCTGACCCGCGAACGCGCCGGCTTCGAGGTGCGCGACGTGCACCCGACCCACTACGGCCGCGTATGCCCGATCGAAACGCCTGAAGGCCCGAACATCGGCCTGATCAACTCGCTGGCACTGTACGCCCGCCTGAACGAATACGGCTTCCTGGAAACCCCATACCGCAAGGTGGAAGGTTCGAAAGTTACCGACCAGATCGACTACCTGTCGGCCATCGAAGAAGGCCGCTACATCATCGCCCAGGCCAACGCCAAAGTGAATGAACAGGGTCAGCTGGTGGACGAACTGGTGTCGTCGCGTGAAGCCGGTGAAACCATTCTGGTATCGCCGGAGCGCGTGCAGTACATGGACGTGGCGCCAGGTCAGATCGTGTCCGTCGCAGCGTCGCTGATTCCATTCCTGGAACACGATGATGCGAACCGTGCACTGATGGGCGCCAACATGCAACGTCAGGCTGTGCCTTGCTTGCGTCCTGAAAAGGCGCTGGTCGGTACCGGTATCGAACGCACGGTTGCGGTCGACTCGGGCACCACCGTGCAAGCCCTGCGTGGCGGTATCGTCGATTACATCGATGCCGGCCGCGTCGTGATCCGGGTTAACGACGATGAAGCTACCGCTGGCGAAGTCGGCGTCGACATCTACAACCTGATCAAGTACACCCGTTCCAACCAGAACACCAACATCAACCAGCGTCCTATCGTCAAAGTGGGTGACCGCGTCGCCAAGCGCGACGTGATCGCCGACGGCGCATCGACCGACCTGGGTGAACTGGCGCTGGGCCAGAACATGACCGTGGCCTTCATGCCATGGAATGGTCTGAACTTCGAAGATTCGATCCTGATCTCGGAAAACGTCGTGAAAGACGACCGCTACACCTCGATTCACATCGAAGAGCTGTCGGTCGTTGCGCGCGACACCAAACTGGGCGCGGAAGAAATCACCCGCGACATCTCGAACCTGGCTGAAAACCAGCTGGCGCGTCTGGATGAATCGGGCATCGTCTACATCGGTGCTGAAGTGCAAGCCGGCGACACCCTGGTGGGTAAAGTGACGCCGAAAGGCGAAACCCAGCTGACTCCGGAAGAGAAGCTGCTGCGCGCCATCTTCGGTGAAAAAGCATCGGACGTGAAAGACACCTCGCTGCGCGTGCCTTCGGGCATGGTCGGCACCGTGATCGACGTCCAGGTGTTCACCCGCGAAGGCATCGTGCGCGACAAACGCGCCCAGCAGATCATCGACGATGAACTGAAACGCTTCCGCCTGGACCTGAACGACCAGATGCGTATTGTGGAAGGCGATGCCTTCCAGCGTCTGGAAAAAATGCTGATTGGCCTGGTGGTCAACGGCGGTCCGAAGAAGCTGGCCAAAGGCGCCAAGATCACCAAGGAATACCTGGCCGATCTGGACAAGTACCACTGGTTCGACATCCGCCCTGCGGACGACGCCGCTGCTACCTCGCTGGAAGCGATCAAGGAATCGATCAACGAGAAGCGTCACCAGTTCGACCTGGCCTTCGAAGAGAAGCGCAAGAAACTGACCCAGGGCGATGAACTGCAACCTGGCGTGCAGAAGATGGTCAAGGTCTACCTGGCCGTCAAGCGCCGCCTGCAGTCGGGCGACAAGATGGCGGGTCGCCACGGTAACAAAGGTGTGGTCTCGCGTATCGTGCCGGTGGAAGACATGCCCTACATGGCCGACGGTACGCCGGCCGACGTGGTGCTGAACCCGCTGGGTGTGCCGTCGCGTATGAACGTCGGTCAGATCCTGGAAACCCACTTGGGTTGGGCCGCCAAAGGCCTGGGCATCCGCATCGGCGAAATGCTGGCGCAGCAGATCAAGGTGGACGAGATGCGCAAGTATCTGACCACCGTGTACAACGAGTCGGGCCGTCCGGAAGACCTGGACAACTTCGACGACGTTGAGATCATGAGCCTGGCGCACAACCTGAAAAAAGGTGTGCCGTTCGCCACGCCGGTGTTCGACGGCGCGCACGAGTCGGAAATCCGCCGCATGCTGGACCTGGCCTACCCGGATGACGTCGCTGCCAAGCTGGGCATGACGCCGTCGAAGAACCAGGTCACCATGTACGACGGCCGCACCGGCGAAGCGTTCGAGCGCAAGGTCACCGTGGGCGTGATGCACATGCTGAAACTGCACCACTTGGTCGACGACAAGATGCACGCGCGTTCGACCGGTCCATACTCGCTGGTCACGCAGCAGCCACTGGGCGGTAAAGCCCAGTTCGGCGGCCAGCGCTTCGGTGAGATGGAGGTGTGGGCACTGGAAGCATACGGCGCATCGTATGTGCTGCAAGAAATGTTGACCGTTAAGTCGGATGACGTGAACGGCCGTACCAAAGTGTACGAAAACCTGGTCAAAGGTGACCACGTGATCGACGCCGGTATGCCTGAATCGTTCAACGTGCTGGTGAAAGAGATCCGTTCCCTGGGTATCGATATCGACCTGGAACGCAACTAAGACACTGGCCGCCGTCGCCCTCGCGCAAGCGGGGCCCCATGCGGAGCTCGAGCAATCGTGATGCACGCTCGGCATGGGTCCCCGCCTTCGCGGGGACGACGGCATTAAGAATTTAATCACTACCTGGAGTGATACATGAAAGCACTGCTCGATCTATTCAAGCAAGTACAGACGAACGAGACCTTTGACGCGATCAAAATCGGTCTGGCTTCGCCTGAAAAAATCCGTTCGTGGTCCTACGGCGAAGTCAAAAAGCCGGAAACCATCAACTACCGTACCTTCAAGCCTGAGCGCGACGGTCTGTTCTGCGCCAAGATCTTTGGCCCGATCAAAGACTACGAATGCCTGTGCGGCAAGTACAAACGCCTGAAACACCGCGGTGTCATCTGCGAAAAATGCGGCGTTGAAGTCACCCTGGCCAAAGTGCGTCGTGAGCGCATGGGCCACATCGAACTGGCGTCGCCAACCGCGCACATCTGGTTCCTGAAATCGCTGCCGTCGCGTCTGGGCATGGTCCTCGACATGACCCTGCGCGATATCGAACGCGTGCTGTACTTCGAAGCCTACGTCGTGACCGATCCAGGCATGACCCCGCTGAAGAAGTGCCAGATCATGTCGGAAGACGACTACGCCGCCA is a genomic window containing:
- the rplL gene encoding 50S ribosomal protein L7/L12 produces the protein MAISKEDILNAVSELSVLELNELVKLFEEKFGVSAAAMSAPAAGGAAAAVAEEQTEFNVVLTEIGANKVGVIKAVREITGLGLKEAKDVVDGAPKTVKEALSKADAEAAKKKLEEAGAKAELK
- the rplJ gene encoding 50S ribosomal protein L10 translates to MGLNLNDKKAVVAEVSAKVATAQTIVVAEYRGIQVAHLTQLRAKARAQGVYLRVLKNTLARRAVEGTQFAALADSMTGPLIYSISDDAVAAAKVINDFAKTNDKLVITAGNFAGKQLDKAAVAALASIPSREVLLSQLLGVMLAPVSGFARGLAALAAKKSEGAPVAEVAAEEAPAA
- the rpoB gene encoding DNA-directed RNA polymerase subunit beta translates to MHYSFTEKKRIRKSFAKRANVHNVPFLLATQLESYHSFLQEDIAPSTRKNDGLQSAFTSIFPIVSHNGFARLEFLSYVLGDPAFDVKECQLRGLTFASPLRAKVRLVILDKESPTKPVVKEMKEQEVYMGELPLMTSTGSFVINGTERVIVSQLHRSPGVFFEHDRGKTHSSGKLLFSARIIPYRGSWLDFEFDPKDILYFRVDRRRKMPVSILLKAIGMSPEQILANFFVFDNFHLRSEGAEMEFVAERLRGEVARFDIVDPKTGKTLVMKDKRINAKHVRDIDAAGLKHISVPEDYLVGRVLAKNIVDADTGEVIANANDELTDEVLNRLRDSNVADIQTLYTNDLDQGGYISQTLRIDDTADQMAARIAIYRMMRPGEPPTEESVEALFNGLFYSPDRYDLSAVGRMKFNRRIGRDELTGAMTLSNEDVLAVIKILVELRNGRGEVDDIDHLGNRRVRCVGELAENQFRAGLVRVERAVKERLGQAEADNLMPHDLINSKPISAAIREFFGSSQLSQFMDQTNPLSEITHKRRVSALGPGGLTRERAGFEVRDVHPTHYGRVCPIETPEGPNIGLINSLALYARLNEYGFLETPYRKVEGSKVTDQIDYLSAIEEGRYIIAQANAKVNEQGQLVDELVSSREAGETILVSPERVQYMDVAPGQIVSVAASLIPFLEHDDANRALMGANMQRQAVPCLRPEKALVGTGIERTVAVDSGTTVQALRGGIVDYIDAGRVVIRVNDDEATAGEVGVDIYNLIKYTRSNQNTNINQRPIVKVGDRVAKRDVIADGASTDLGELALGQNMTVAFMPWNGLNFEDSILISENVVKDDRYTSIHIEELSVVARDTKLGAEEITRDISNLAENQLARLDESGIVYIGAEVQAGDTLVGKVTPKGETQLTPEEKLLRAIFGEKASDVKDTSLRVPSGMVGTVIDVQVFTREGIVRDKRAQQIIDDELKRFRLDLNDQMRIVEGDAFQRLEKMLIGLVVNGGPKKLAKGAKITKEYLADLDKYHWFDIRPADDAAATSLEAIKESINEKRHQFDLAFEEKRKKLTQGDELQPGVQKMVKVYLAVKRRLQSGDKMAGRHGNKGVVSRIVPVEDMPYMADGTPADVVLNPLGVPSRMNVGQILETHLGWAAKGLGIRIGEMLAQQIKVDEMRKYLTTVYNESGRPEDLDNFDDVEIMSLAHNLKKGVPFATPVFDGAHESEIRRMLDLAYPDDVAAKLGMTPSKNQVTMYDGRTGEAFERKVTVGVMHMLKLHHLVDDKMHARSTGPYSLVTQQPLGGKAQFGGQRFGEMEVWALEAYGASYVLQEMLTVKSDDVNGRTKVYENLVKGDHVIDAGMPESFNVLVKEIRSLGIDIDLERN